A stretch of the Rhizobium sullae genome encodes the following:
- a CDS encoding SDR family oxidoreductase produces the protein MGQDLFDLTGRRALVTGSSQGIGLALARGLANAGAEIVLNGRDTGKLAEAAKGLGDGTHQLAFDATDHEAVRAAVDSFEAKIGAIDILVNNAGMQHRTPLEDFPADAFEQLMRTNVSTVFNVGQAVARHMIKRGAGKIINIASVQTALARPGIAPYTATKGAVGNLTKGMATDWAKYGLQCNAIAPGYFDTPLNAALVADSTFSAWLEKRTPAGRWGKVDELVGACVFLASNASSFVNGHVLYVDGGITASL, from the coding sequence ATGGGGCAGGACTTGTTTGATTTGACGGGCCGCCGAGCTCTCGTCACGGGATCGTCGCAGGGGATCGGCCTTGCTCTTGCGCGCGGCCTTGCGAATGCCGGTGCCGAGATCGTGCTCAACGGCCGCGACACCGGAAAGCTTGCGGAAGCCGCGAAAGGCCTTGGTGACGGTACGCATCAATTGGCATTCGACGCGACGGATCATGAGGCAGTGCGCGCAGCGGTAGACAGCTTCGAAGCAAAAATCGGCGCGATCGACATCCTCGTGAACAATGCGGGAATGCAGCACCGCACGCCGCTCGAGGATTTTCCGGCGGACGCGTTCGAGCAGCTTATGCGAACGAATGTCTCCACTGTTTTCAACGTCGGCCAGGCAGTCGCGCGACACATGATCAAACGCGGAGCCGGTAAGATCATCAATATCGCCAGCGTGCAGACGGCACTGGCTCGTCCCGGCATTGCGCCCTACACGGCGACCAAGGGCGCCGTCGGCAATCTGACCAAGGGAATGGCGACCGACTGGGCCAAATACGGGCTGCAATGCAATGCCATTGCGCCTGGCTATTTCGATACCCCATTGAACGCCGCCCTGGTCGCTGATTCCACCTTTTCCGCCTGGCTGGAAAAACGCACGCCGGCCGGCCGCTGGGGCAAGGTGGACGAATTGGTCGGCGCCTGCGTGTTCCTCGCCTCCAATGCATCCTCATTTGTGAATGGACATGTGCTTTATGTTGACGGTGGCATTACGGCCTCTCTCTGA
- a CDS encoding gluconokinase: MVLMGVAGCGKSSVGAALADRLGAAYLDGDELHPPSNIDKMRRGVALDDGDRWPWLTLVGQTLARAEGRQIIGCSALKRAYRAHIAQTAGEVITFVHLAGSPEVIKARMHARTGHFMPAGLLASQFATLEPPDADENAFSVDIDRPLGAIVEAVVTQLKGMET, from the coding sequence ATGGTGCTGATGGGCGTTGCGGGATGCGGCAAGTCCTCGGTCGGCGCCGCGCTCGCCGACCGATTGGGGGCGGCATATTTGGATGGCGACGAGCTTCATCCGCCATCAAATATCGACAAGATGCGACGCGGCGTGGCCTTGGACGATGGGGACCGCTGGCCGTGGCTGACACTTGTGGGTCAGACACTGGCCAGAGCCGAGGGGCGACAAATCATTGGCTGTTCAGCGCTTAAGCGGGCCTACCGCGCTCATATTGCGCAAACCGCGGGAGAGGTGATTACCTTCGTTCATCTCGCCGGGTCGCCCGAGGTCATCAAGGCGCGAATGCATGCCCGGACAGGCCATTTCATGCCGGCCGGCCTGCTGGCAAGCCAGTTCGCGACACTGGAGCCACCGGACGCGGACGAGAATGCATTCAGTGTGGATATCGACCGGCCGCTCGGCGCGATCGTCGAGGCAGTCGTCACGCAATTAAAGGGAATGGAAACATGA
- a CDS encoding NAD(P)-dependent oxidoreductase, which produces MTNKVALIGAGAMGGAIGTRLVEAGNHLTVFDLDAAKMRELVDRGATPAASAAQAAAGSDYVILSLNSAKIVRLAVFGEGGVAGGARPGTLIIDMSSIDPEATKALASDAAEKGLRWVDSPLSGGAPKALIGQLTLMAGGKAEDVADAHEVLRHVASNYTHMGPSGAGQTTKLINQVLCGLNFLAVAEATQLALDAGVDAAKIPQALKGGRADSAILQEYMPRFVAKDYRRTGRIDNMVKDLNGAQDLARRTNTAMPLTALCAEVHRMLTAAGLGGEDQAALMEFFKGPNKDIVQ; this is translated from the coding sequence ATGACGAACAAGGTTGCATTGATCGGCGCCGGCGCGATGGGCGGCGCCATCGGAACACGGCTCGTAGAAGCCGGGAACCACTTAACGGTCTTTGATCTGGACGCAGCCAAGATGCGCGAGCTGGTCGACAGAGGCGCTACGCCGGCGGCAAGTGCGGCGCAAGCAGCGGCCGGTTCGGACTATGTCATTCTCAGCCTCAACTCGGCAAAAATTGTGCGGCTCGCCGTCTTTGGCGAGGGCGGCGTTGCTGGCGGCGCCAGGCCCGGAACTCTCATCATAGACATGTCCTCGATCGACCCTGAGGCGACGAAGGCCCTGGCGTCCGACGCGGCGGAAAAGGGCCTGCGCTGGGTCGACAGTCCCTTGTCGGGAGGCGCGCCCAAGGCGCTGATCGGACAGCTCACGCTTATGGCCGGCGGCAAGGCCGAGGATGTCGCCGATGCACATGAGGTGCTGCGGCACGTCGCCTCGAACTACACACATATGGGGCCGTCCGGCGCTGGCCAGACCACGAAACTGATCAACCAGGTTCTCTGCGGGCTCAATTTTCTGGCCGTGGCGGAAGCGACGCAATTGGCGCTCGACGCCGGCGTGGATGCAGCGAAGATCCCACAGGCGCTGAAGGGCGGCCGGGCCGACAGCGCAATTCTGCAGGAATACATGCCGCGCTTTGTCGCCAAAGATTACCGTCGCACCGGCCGGATCGACAACATGGTCAAGGATTTGAATGGGGCGCAAGATCTCGCCCGCCGCACTAATACCGCCATGCCGCTGACGGCGCTCTGCGCCGAAGTTCATCGCATGCTGACTGCCGCCGGTCTCGGCGGTGAGGACCAGGCCGCCCTGATGGAATTTTTCAAGGGACCCAACAAGGATATCGTACAATGA
- a CDS encoding LacI family DNA-binding transcriptional regulator, producing the protein MPNIRKPPTMADVARMAGVSPMTVSRAFKRDTSVSQETREAVLRATEELGYVFDSTASNLRSQRTDFVAVTIPSINNANFADTVRALSDGLSDKGLQVLLGYTNYDVREEERLIEQLLRRKPEAIVVTGGKHTPRARKLLSNAGIPVIETWDLPEEPIGHVVGFSNALAVRKMIDHFVTVGYRKISFIGGDADRDTRGSDRRAGFITAMEDHGLDATRLIAAGPPPISMREGANAMGRLLEHFPDTEAVICVSDLSAFGALTECQRRGIAVPDQIAIGGFGDYEIGAICVPSLTTINAFAAEIGAKTARLILDVLDGTLSDSAGLITIRPDLILRQTSR; encoded by the coding sequence ATGCCCAATATTCGTAAGCCACCAACCATGGCGGATGTCGCCCGTATGGCAGGCGTGTCGCCGATGACGGTGTCGCGCGCTTTCAAGCGCGACACCTCCGTCAGCCAGGAGACGCGCGAGGCTGTGCTGCGCGCAACCGAGGAACTTGGTTACGTCTTCGACAGTACGGCTTCCAATCTGCGATCGCAGCGCACCGACTTCGTGGCAGTCACGATCCCATCGATCAACAATGCCAATTTCGCCGATACGGTTCGGGCACTGTCGGACGGTTTGTCGGATAAGGGTTTGCAGGTCCTCCTCGGCTACACGAACTACGACGTTCGTGAAGAGGAGCGGCTGATCGAGCAGCTCTTGCGGCGCAAACCGGAAGCAATCGTGGTGACGGGCGGCAAACATACGCCCCGAGCCCGCAAACTGCTGTCGAATGCCGGCATCCCTGTCATTGAAACCTGGGATCTTCCGGAAGAACCGATTGGACACGTGGTTGGCTTTTCCAATGCCCTGGCTGTACGCAAGATGATCGATCATTTTGTCACTGTTGGCTATCGGAAGATCTCCTTCATCGGTGGCGATGCTGACCGCGACACGCGCGGCAGCGATCGGCGGGCCGGCTTCATCACTGCGATGGAGGATCACGGGCTGGACGCGACGCGGCTGATTGCCGCCGGGCCGCCACCGATTTCAATGCGCGAGGGCGCGAACGCGATGGGCCGGTTGCTGGAGCATTTTCCAGATACCGAAGCGGTGATCTGCGTCTCTGATCTTTCCGCCTTCGGCGCGCTTACCGAATGTCAAAGGCGCGGCATTGCGGTGCCGGACCAGATCGCCATCGGCGGCTTCGGCGACTATGAGATCGGCGCAATTTGCGTCCCCAGTCTGACAACGATCAACGCCTTCGCAGCTGAAATCGGAGCGAAAACGGCGCGGCTCATTCTCGACGTCTTGGACGGGACGCTTTCGGACAGCGCGGGACTGATAACGATCCGGCCGGATTTGATCCTGCGCCAAACAAGCCGCTGA
- a CDS encoding amino acid ABC transporter ATP-binding protein, which translates to MPEVIVENVHKSFGALEVLKGVSLSVGRGEVFALIGRSGSGKSTLLRCMNGLEKINSGRIEIAGHALEGDAKALRSLRTDVGIVFQSYNLFPHLTVGENIMLAPRIVKDVAKAETREIAREVLQLVGLSEKFDAYPDQLSGGQQQRVAIARSLAMRPKVMLFDEVTSALDPELTEEVLVVMEKLARDGMTMILVTHEMGFARRVATQTIFMHKGTIWEQGASKELFANPQTPELRQFVKSDVK; encoded by the coding sequence ATGCCGGAAGTAATCGTTGAAAATGTTCACAAGAGCTTCGGTGCGCTCGAAGTTCTCAAGGGGGTATCGCTGAGCGTCGGGCGCGGGGAGGTCTTCGCTCTGATCGGCCGGTCCGGTTCTGGTAAGAGCACACTGCTACGGTGCATGAACGGCCTGGAAAAGATCAATTCCGGCCGCATCGAGATCGCCGGCCATGCGCTTGAAGGAGACGCAAAGGCGCTGCGAAGCCTGCGCACCGATGTCGGCATCGTCTTCCAAAGCTACAACCTCTTTCCGCATTTGACCGTAGGCGAGAACATCATGCTGGCGCCCCGCATTGTCAAAGACGTTGCGAAAGCGGAGACACGGGAGATAGCTCGCGAGGTCCTTCAACTCGTAGGCCTATCGGAAAAATTCGATGCCTATCCGGACCAGCTTTCTGGCGGCCAGCAACAGCGGGTGGCGATTGCCCGTTCGCTTGCGATGCGGCCGAAGGTGATGCTCTTCGACGAAGTCACCTCTGCGCTCGATCCGGAACTGACCGAGGAAGTCCTGGTGGTCATGGAAAAACTGGCCCGCGACGGCATGACCATGATACTTGTCACGCATGAGATGGGTTTTGCGCGGCGGGTGGCTACGCAGACGATCTTCATGCACAAGGGCACGATCTGGGAGCAGGGGGCATCCAAGGAGTTGTTCGCTAATCCACAGACGCCGGAGTTGAGGCAGTTTGTGAAATCGGACGTCAAGTAG
- a CDS encoding amino acid ABC transporter permease, with the protein MTLRTFGFNEFGFLLQALQWTILLTVIALIGGGLLGFAVALARTSPVKAMRFAAGSYIQVIQGIPVLMILFLSYYGLSLAGLELPPLFAAGASMTIYASGYLAEIWRGCIQAVPKQQWEASQSLAMTRLQQYRYIILPQAIRVSLPPTVGFAVQVVKNTSITSIIGFVELARAGQLVNNTTFQPFRVFIAVAGLYFVVCYPLSQLSRWLERRFHAGSNR; encoded by the coding sequence ATGACGCTGAGAACATTCGGTTTCAATGAATTCGGTTTTCTGCTGCAAGCGCTGCAATGGACCATTCTCCTGACGGTCATCGCGCTGATCGGCGGAGGTCTGCTCGGCTTTGCCGTAGCGCTTGCCCGAACCTCGCCCGTCAAGGCCATGCGCTTTGCCGCAGGTTCCTATATCCAGGTTATCCAGGGCATTCCGGTGCTGATGATCCTGTTTTTGTCCTATTATGGCCTCAGCCTTGCCGGGCTTGAATTGCCGCCGCTCTTTGCCGCGGGCGCATCGATGACGATTTACGCGTCAGGTTATCTCGCGGAAATCTGGCGCGGCTGCATTCAGGCGGTGCCGAAGCAACAATGGGAAGCGTCGCAATCGCTTGCCATGACCCGGCTGCAACAATACCGCTACATCATCCTGCCGCAGGCGATCCGCGTCTCGCTGCCGCCAACCGTCGGCTTTGCGGTGCAGGTGGTCAAGAATACTTCGATCACCTCGATCATTGGCTTCGTCGAACTGGCCCGAGCAGGTCAGCTTGTCAACAACACGACGTTCCAGCCCTTCCGCGTCTTCATCGCGGTGGCCGGTCTCTATTTCGTCGTCTGCTATCCATTGTCCCAGCTGTCGCGTTGGCTGGAGAGGAGGTTTCATGCCGGAAGTAATCGTTGA
- a CDS encoding amino acid ABC transporter permease → MSYTFQFGVLAQYQGEILSGIWLTIKLSVLSIILGSVAGVMLASLRSIKGGAVRYLVDAYVEVIRNTPFLVQLFIVYFGLPGLGIRVGADTAALIGMTINLAAYSTEIIRAGIEAVHKSQIEAGEALGFTRFQIYRHVILVPAVAKVYPALCSQFVLMMLASSICSAISTHELAASAAFVESQTYRSFEVYIVVTLIYLALALALRAGLALLGMRLFGRRVARRTMTALPEVPA, encoded by the coding sequence ATGTCCTATACATTTCAATTCGGCGTACTGGCGCAGTATCAGGGCGAAATCCTGAGCGGCATCTGGCTGACGATTAAGTTGTCGGTCCTTTCGATCATTCTCGGCTCAGTGGCTGGTGTCATGCTTGCATCTCTGCGCTCCATAAAGGGCGGCGCGGTGCGGTATCTTGTCGATGCCTATGTCGAGGTGATCCGCAATACGCCGTTTCTGGTCCAGCTCTTTATTGTCTATTTCGGCCTGCCTGGACTTGGTATTCGCGTGGGCGCCGATACGGCGGCGCTGATCGGCATGACCATCAATCTTGCCGCCTATTCGACGGAAATCATCCGCGCCGGCATTGAGGCCGTGCATAAATCTCAGATCGAAGCAGGCGAGGCGCTCGGTTTCACGCGCTTCCAGATCTATCGCCACGTCATCCTGGTGCCGGCGGTCGCCAAGGTTTATCCGGCACTGTGCAGCCAGTTCGTGTTGATGATGCTGGCCTCCAGCATCTGCTCGGCAATTTCGACCCATGAACTTGCCGCCTCGGCCGCCTTCGTCGAATCGCAAACCTACCGGTCGTTCGAAGTCTATATTGTCGTCACTCTGATTTATCTCGCGCTGGCACTGGCGCTGCGCGCAGGCTTGGCGCTCCTCGGCATGCGGCTTTTCGGCCGGCGGGTTGCCCGCCGTACGATGACGGCCCTGCCGGAGGTGCCGGCATGA